Below is a genomic region from Ostreibacterium oceani.
TCGGTGGCCACAGCAGCAAATAATGCAACTGAAGCGGCAACTGAAGCAGCCAAGGACACGGCAGGTGAGGTGGCGTCAGGGGTTAAAGCGGCTGCTGATTCGGCAAAAACAAGCGCACAAGAAAGCGCCGAAGTTGTTGCTGACACAGTAACTGAAACCGCCAACGCGTCAGTCGCTCAGGCGAAAAGAGCGACAACAGAGGCAGCCAGTTTAATGGATAAGGTGGTGGATAAGCTACCACTTATCGGTGCCGGTGCAGGTGCTGTATTGGCTGGTGTTGGTGGCCTGCTGTTTTTACGAAGACGTAGAGCGCAGGGGTCAGACGTCAACACCAAAGATATTGTCTTGTTAGACGAAGATGATTTGGATGCTGCCTTTGACGAAGGCGGGGACAAAGAGAACAGCGTTGTTGACGCGTTGCGTGATAACGATGAAGGGCATCGCGAAGCAGCCGACATGCTGGCACTTGGCGAGCACAATCAACATAACGACAACGATGGTGCCGATGATGAATTAGCCGCATGGTCTGATACAGATGATGAAACGAGTTTGGACGATTTATTAGCCGATAATAGCGCTGATAATAGTGCCGACAACCAGCCAGTAAGTGCGAGCGAAACAACCGCACGCAATAATAAATCAGCTGATTTGGCTGACTTTGAGAGTGATATAGATTTATCTGGTGGGCTTGGTGATTTCGAGAGTAACGATGCTGATGCGTTAGATGATTTAGATGCATTGCTTGCTGATAATAATGAGACACCAAGCGATTCGCTGAACTTTGATGATAATTTTGATTTCGATGAAGCGCTGGCAGATTTAGACAAAGCGGCTTCATCAGAGACGAATTCTGATGTAGCGATTACTGAACAGCACACAAAAGCTAACGATGACAACACAGTTGACTTTGTTTTTGATACAGACGATTTGGATTCAGTAGATTTAGATTTATCTGACACGGCTGCTGACACGGCTGCTGACACAGTTACCGATACGGCAAAAGATAAAGCGGAAGCAGCAGCGAAAACATTAGCTGCCACCGAGGCGGATGATGATTTATCGTTGGACTTTAATTTAGAAGATGACGGCGGTCCATCGGTGGTTTCTCATGAAATGTCAGATGACGTTGAGGAAGTGGATTTATCTATAGATTTGGGTAAGTCAGATCAGGGCAGTTCAGAAAAAGCAAACCAATCGATGAATGAAAATGTGGCGAATTCGCAATCAGACTACATGAAAAGTGCGGCGCAAAGTATTGAGGATAGTGGCACTTCTCGCTTGCAGATGAAGCTGGATTTAGCAAAGTCGTTTATTTCGATTTCACAAGGCGAACGTGCCAAAGAGTTATTAGAAGAAATCATCAATGAAGGCAGTCCGGCACAAGCAGACCGCGCGCGCAAACTGCTTGAAGATATTGAGTGAGAATATCGAGTGTGAGGGTATTGGATAATACGCCTGACCATAATGTGCTCGAAACAGTGAATAGGTAATAGTAAGCGAAACATTTGTATAAACGAAATCTATACACTAAAAAAGCCGTACTGTTGTATGGCTTTTTAGTGTAATTTTTAATTACGATTTGTTTGCGGTTTTCTTGCGGTTTCTTGCGAATTTAATCAGTGGGCAGTGGGCAGTGGCGCAGTGGGGGTTTTTGTGGGTTATGCGAAATCAGCTTGGCTTTGTTTGGCGCTTCGTGTTTGGTCTTAGATTTGAATGCCTGAAAGGACGACTGAAAGGGTGCCGACGGAATGAAAACGAGGCTGATTAACTAGGCTGATTAACGAGAGGATTGATAGGTGATTGATAGGTGATGAAGTATGCATTAGGCATTGAATACCGCGGTGTGGATTTTTTCGGCTGGCAGCGGCAGTCACATACACAGCAGACTGTACAGCATGCTGTCGAATCGGCAATTACCCGTGTTGCAAATGAGCCGATTAGGGTTTATTGTGCGGGGCGAACGGATACGGGTGTACATGCAACAGGTCAAGTCATCCACTTTGAAACCTCTGCTAATCGGGCGCTTAATAGCTGGTTGATGGGTATTAATACGAATTTACCTAAGACCATCAGGGTGCGCTGGGTCAAACCCGTTACAGCCGATTTTCACGCCCGATTTTCGGCGCAATTTAGGCGTTATCACTATGTGATTTATGATCATTCAGTGAGCTCGGCTGTGTTACACGGGTTGGTGACGCCGTGGCATTGCCGACTCAATGGTGAATTGATGCATCAGGCTGGGCAAATACTCGTTGGAGAACAAGATTTATCCAGTTTTAGAGCAGCAAACTGCCAATCTAACTCACCGTTTCGTTGCGTGCACCATCTTCGCGTGATGCGCCATCGTCGGGCACTAGTGATTGATATTCAAGCCAATGCCTTTTTATACCATATGGTTCGAAATATCGTGGGTTCGTTAATTTGGGTGGGTATGGGGAAAAAAGACAGCGCTTGGTTTGAAACGGTTTTTTATACAAAAGACCGTCGCTTAGCCGCACCAACGGCGCCACCAAATGGGCTATATTTAGTCGCAGTTGGTTATGATTTGAGGTATAATATCCTTTCTGGTGATTGTTGTGACGATAGTTGCGATAGCCAAATGATTGCTACTTTTTAAACGTGTGTTCTAAGGTGATTTAGCTTATGGCGCTTCATATTACAGATGAGTGTATCAACTGCGATGTCTGCGAGCCGGCTTGCCCCAATCAAGCCATTTACCAAGGTGAGGAGATTTACGAAATTGATCCTAACTTGTGTACTGAATGCATTGGGCACTATGATGTGCCGCAATGCCAACAGGTATGCCCAGTCGATTGCATCCCGATTAATCCTAATTTCATAGAAACCAAAGCAGAATTAATGGCTAAGTTTCATCGTCTGCACCCCAATCAAAAAACTGGCTAGGCTATTTCGTTGGTTAACCGATAACTACGTGGTTTTTATCCGTGTGGTATCAATATACCAATGAGTCAACGAACCAACGAACCAACGAACCAACGAATTGATCCAAAAGCCAACGAATCTCAAAATCTAACGAATCTCAACATCGAAAATAGGTGAATTCAAATGCTCAAACCATGTCTTGTGTTAATGTCTTTATGGGTTGCAACCGTTGGCTTGGCGCAGTCGCAGTCGCAAAATCAAACGCAAACGCAAAATCAAACGCCACCTCAAGGCGAGCCAATAACAATAGGTGCTATTCTCCCGTTTAGTGGTGGATTGGAGTTGTTTGGTGAGCAAGCAAAAGCAGGAATTGATTTGGCAGTGTCTGAGATTAACGCAGCGGGCGGTGTGTATGGGCGACCCTTAGCAGTCATTTACGAAGACAATAAAACGGACCCTAAAACTTCAGTTGAAAAAGCCAACAAACTCATCCGCCAAGATGGTGCAATTGCCTTAATCGGTCCAATTACGTCAAACGCACGTGATGCCATACAGCCAACCAGCGCTCGATTCGGTGTGCCACTGCTCTATGCGACGAATTACGAAGGCGGTGTCTGTCCACAAGACAATGTCTTTGCGTTTAACACCGTGCCAAACCAAGAACTCGCACATTTGATTCCCGCGATGGCGATTCGCTCAGGAAAATCTTTTTATCTATTCGGTGCGGATTATGTTTGGCCGCAAAAAATGTTTGAGGCAGCCGATCAGCTTATTGCCGATATTGACGGCGAAGTCGTAGGCAAGTCTTTGACACCATTTGGCGTCAAAGACTTCACCCCATCTATTCGACAGATTATGCGTAGCGAGGCCGATGTGTTGGTATTTGCGCTGCCAGGGGCGGATGGCGTGACTTTTATGAAGCAGGCGATTGAGTTAGGGTTGACAAAACAAGTCAGTATTGCCTTTTTAGGCTTTTCAGAGACTTATTTGGGCGTGTTTGGCGCGCAATCGGATTTAGATATTTGGGTAACCGTTCCGTTTGTTTCTACGCTGCCTGCTGCCCAAAAATTTGTACAGGCGGTGCAAGCAAGCGATAAAAATATCCAAGGCGTATCACATTATGCCTTTAGCCACTATACGGCGATTCAGTTTATGGCCAACGCGTTAAATCAGATTGACGCCAACCAGCTTTCTGCTAAATCGTTGAGTCAGGAGCTTAGCTCAACAGGCGTGGATGCACTGACTGGCCGTGTTATCATGGACGAGACACACCATGTCTCGTTACCGATGTATTTGGCGCACTCTCAGGGTGAGCGTTTAGAAATGGTGTTGCCGCTTGGCATCAAACAGCCAGCGCCCAACTGCCAACGTTAATTGTATTGTTGCCATTGGGTGTCACAGGGTATCACAGGGTATCACAGGGTATCACAGGGTATCACAGGGTATCACAGGGTGGGTATCACAGGGTGGGTATCACAGGGTGGGTATCACAGGGTGGGTGGCATTGAGTACCATTGTTGCTATTATTGGTAAAGTAGCCGATGCTTTTGGTTGACAACTTGACCAAACAATTTGGCAATCAGCCAGTGCTAACTGGGTGTCATCTGGAGATTGCCAAGGGTAGCTTGACCGCGATTATTGGACCGAACGGATGTGGCAA
It encodes:
- a CDS encoding FimV/HubP family polar landmark protein encodes the protein MNKKLLSLIAGTVLLIPSVGMAVGLGSIRTYSNLNERLKAEIPILSVRDKGRMTVSLASNAEFASRGIQRAEVLNDLNFSIQEKGGRYYISVSSQKQIATPYINFILRLNTDEGVISREYAIFLDPVTSGAKTNAKGGQSVKKSSSSEGQKKRAETPQRASGQKKTAQAPTKPVSTTLKISNPSGAQYGPVRKGETLWSIASYTRPSDNIPVRDMVAAIKQANPKTLAGAMPAGVRLNIPTIQGYSAFSGGYAPMPGTVSYIKPSATKKAAATNTSTTNTSTTNASQNQSKATQRPAPKPETKTAPKTETKATPQPTNQVTSEKTTESVSAATKAADKIEKATNDATPPKDIPTSSDVGDELTASELAATELTATANEAKAAVVGATDSAIDSVSAAAEGVKETAANAVGAAAETTKDLAQQASDSAKAATSDVVDGAKAATEAVKETAKETANAAAEQATQAAQSAADSVATAANNATEAATEAAKDTAGEVASGVKAAADSAKTSAQESAEVVADTVTETANASVAQAKRATTEAASLMDKVVDKLPLIGAGAGAVLAGVGGLLFLRRRRAQGSDVNTKDIVLLDEDDLDAAFDEGGDKENSVVDALRDNDEGHREAADMLALGEHNQHNDNDGADDELAAWSDTDDETSLDDLLADNSADNSADNQPVSASETTARNNKSADLADFESDIDLSGGLGDFESNDADALDDLDALLADNNETPSDSLNFDDNFDFDEALADLDKAASSETNSDVAITEQHTKANDDNTVDFVFDTDDLDSVDLDLSDTAADTAADTVTDTAKDKAEAAAKTLAATEADDDLSLDFNLEDDGGPSVVSHEMSDDVEEVDLSIDLGKSDQGSSEKANQSMNENVANSQSDYMKSAAQSIEDSGTSRLQMKLDLAKSFISISQGERAKELLEEIINEGSPAQADRARKLLEDIE
- the truA gene encoding tRNA pseudouridine(38-40) synthase TruA, translating into MKYALGIEYRGVDFFGWQRQSHTQQTVQHAVESAITRVANEPIRVYCAGRTDTGVHATGQVIHFETSANRALNSWLMGINTNLPKTIRVRWVKPVTADFHARFSAQFRRYHYVIYDHSVSSAVLHGLVTPWHCRLNGELMHQAGQILVGEQDLSSFRAANCQSNSPFRCVHHLRVMRHRRALVIDIQANAFLYHMVRNIVGSLIWVGMGKKDSAWFETVFYTKDRRLAAPTAPPNGLYLVAVGYDLRYNILSGDCCDDSCDSQMIATF
- a CDS encoding YfhL family 4Fe-4S dicluster ferredoxin → MALHITDECINCDVCEPACPNQAIYQGEEIYEIDPNLCTECIGHYDVPQCQQVCPVDCIPINPNFIETKAELMAKFHRLHPNQKTG
- a CDS encoding substrate-binding protein, yielding MLKPCLVLMSLWVATVGLAQSQSQNQTQTQNQTPPQGEPITIGAILPFSGGLELFGEQAKAGIDLAVSEINAAGGVYGRPLAVIYEDNKTDPKTSVEKANKLIRQDGAIALIGPITSNARDAIQPTSARFGVPLLYATNYEGGVCPQDNVFAFNTVPNQELAHLIPAMAIRSGKSFYLFGADYVWPQKMFEAADQLIADIDGEVVGKSLTPFGVKDFTPSIRQIMRSEADVLVFALPGADGVTFMKQAIELGLTKQVSIAFLGFSETYLGVFGAQSDLDIWVTVPFVSTLPAAQKFVQAVQASDKNIQGVSHYAFSHYTAIQFMANALNQIDANQLSAKSLSQELSSTGVDALTGRVIMDETHHVSLPMYLAHSQGERLEMVLPLGIKQPAPNCQR